The Skermanella rosea sequence TCCAGCCCCTGCTCGATCGCCCGGGCCAGCGCCTCGGAATCGCCAACGGGAACCAGCCCGCCGAGCCTGCCGTCCTCCAGGATCTCGCGCGGTCCGCTCGGGCAATCGGTCGAGACCGTGCTGGTGCCGCAGGCGATCGCCTCGATCAGGACGGTGGGCAAGCCCTCGAACTGGGACGACAGCACGAACAGCGAGGCCTTCGCCATGAACGCCATGGGATTGTCGACGAAGCCCGGCAGCTGCACGTCCCTGGAGACGCCCAGTTCGTCGGCAAGCTGCTCCAGGTCCGGGCGGAGCGCCCCCTCGCCCAGGATCAGCAGGCGGGCCGGTCGCTTGGCCCGGATACGGGCGAAGGCGAGCAGCAGGTTGGCGAAATCCTTCTGCGGGGACAGCCGGCCCACCCCCAGGATCACTGGCGGCTCCCCTTCGGCGAACCAGGGATGGTTGACCGGCTCGGCGGCGCGGGCCAGCAGGTCGGGCGTGACCACTGGATTGTGCGCCACGTCGATTCGCCCCCGGTCCAGCCGCGCGAAGCGGGTCAGGTCGTCGGCGACGCCGCCGGACACGGCGATGATCTTCGCCGCGCGGGGATACAGGTAAGGAACGAGCCGGTAGGCCATCCGGAGCGTCGAGTTCGCCTTCGCCCCCATGTTCCGGCTGATCTGGTTGTGCTCGGTTATGGCGATCCGGGTCCGGCCGCCGGCCAGGAGACGGGCCAGCAAGGCCGCGATGTTGACATGGACCAGCGCCGTCAGCAGCACGACGGGCCGCTCGCGCCGGAGATAGCGGGCCAGCGCCACGACGCTGTTGACGGTGCGCCGCGTACCGAGCTCGACCACGCGGATGCCGGGCGGGATGTCGTCCACATAGGCCCCTTCCCGCCGTACCAGGACGAGATCGACGGGGTAGCCGCGCCGCGCGATCCCGGTGGCGAGCGCCAGCATCACGCGCTCGGCCCCGCCGCCGTAGAGATCCTGGAGAAACACGGCGATACGCGAGGGGGCTTCCTGCGCTCCGGCCCGCTGGGTCTGCAATATTTCGCCGAGGGAGATCGCGTCGTCAGTGTGCATGGTCAAAGTGACATCTCCTCAAGGCGGGAGGATCCGGGTTGGCCGGATGCTCCACTTCGAACAAGATTTAAGTAAAAGGGACGGAGCGATGACAGTCGAAGACATCAAGCCAAGCCCATTCCAGACCTGGATCGACTCTAAAGCATTGAGTGCCTATCCTATCAACATTCTGCCTATTTTCTAGGTGTCTGAATGCACATGTTCTGAACATTACGCAGCATACACTGCCCCACCGTCATTTATATCTGTTCTCCGTAAAGCGGTTTTCAGCCCTAACCCCGCAGATCATCAACCAATTATTGGTTTTGACCAACTCCTCTAGAAGAGGTAGCTGGTGTTTTTCTTTGTCGAAAGGCGAAGATTCCAGCCGTAAGCGGGCGGTAGCCGGACTTCCCGTCGGCCTGCGGACTTCCCCTCAAAATCTCAGTGTCATTGGTGGTAGAAATATACTACGATCGATAGTCGCAAAGCGTGTTTCTACTTTGTAATTTTACGCGGGAGTTTTTTCGATGAAGCATCACGGCAATTTTTCGGCGTACCTGCTCGCGTCGTTGGCGCTGCTCGCCGTCCCGGCCCAAGCGTCGGATCCCGATTACGGCGTCCCGCTGCCCAATCCCGCGATTCCCGATTACGTGTTCCCGGCGCCGGAAACGGCGCTCCTCACCGCCGTCAACAACGCGGACACGGCCGCGATCTACCGGCACGGCTGGGGCCTCTGGGCCTCGCTCACGGCACCCACGAGCCAGACGGCCTATGGCATCGCCAATGCCCCCGTCTACCTCACCTGGCTGACGAAGCAGGACCTGGTCAACATGAGCACGGCCACGACCTCGGCCACGCCGTCGGCCGCGACGGCCGGCGCGACCCGGGCCGCGGCGTCCGGGCCAGGCCGCAGCCTGGGCCTGAAGCCGCTCAGCCAACTCCGGAAGTTCGGGATCGACAG is a genomic window containing:
- a CDS encoding glycosyltransferase yields the protein MHTDDAISLGEILQTQRAGAQEAPSRIAVFLQDLYGGGAERVMLALATGIARRGYPVDLVLVRREGAYVDDIPPGIRVVELGTRRTVNSVVALARYLRRERPVVLLTALVHVNIAALLARLLAGGRTRIAITEHNQISRNMGAKANSTLRMAYRLVPYLYPRAAKIIAVSGGVADDLTRFARLDRGRIDVAHNPVVTPDLLARAAEPVNHPWFAEGEPPVILGVGRLSPQKDFANLLLAFARIRAKRPARLLILGEGALRPDLEQLADELGVSRDVQLPGFVDNPMAFMAKASLFVLSSQFEGLPTVLIEAIACGTSTVSTDCPSGPREILEDGRLGGLVPVGDSEALARAIEQGLDNPVPAELLRAKAEEFTVERAVDRYLELLQPAAARSIA